The Hippoglossus hippoglossus isolate fHipHip1 chromosome 4, fHipHip1.pri, whole genome shotgun sequence DNA window GAGAAGTGAGCGAGAGAGTCAGCGGATTAGTGACGTGGCTGCACGTCGCTCAGGAGGCAGTGCGGGATTTGGCACCCTCCTCTCCTTTGCGCAGGATCTTGTGCAGGCCAGGAGACATGTAGTAGGGCCTGGAGGAAGAACCATCATTCCTCTCCAGGTCTTCACCTGAGACCAGGTCCCAgcacagaagaggaggagcaggaaaaaaaagacagaatgacaggaggagagagaaggcaAAGGCTTAGTAAAGATagataaacacagacatgcaggAATTACAGAGAGGAGAATCTGTGAGACAGTAGGAATCAGTTAAGATTTACAGCCAGATCTAAAGAGGGAAATTATTATATTCAGCTTAGAGACTGGAGATTCCATCTTTAACCGCCCGAACAGTACAAGCAGTCTGTATCCTCACACTGTGTCATGTCACGTACTGATTAACGGGTATACTTACAAAAGCACAGGAACAATGTGTCCACGCACATGGCGTAGACATTAAAAAAGCCATGTGCAATCATGTAGGATCCAAATATCACCGTCTGAAAGAATCAACAGTTCAAGGTCAGTGAGCAACATACTGTCAGTATCTGTcttacatttatgttttattattagtcAAGAAAAATCTGCATTCACCCCAACACAAGAGcatcagaaataataaaatccaCTGAGTCATAAATCCATCGACAAAACTAATTAGTGTGTCCAACGCTGTTAAAACTGATTTAACAACTTTCCACAAGTGAAATATGATATTTTGGTGTGAACTTGACAAATGTTAAGATaataagatgagaaaacagCTGACAGCTTGACTGATGGCGTCTGGATAAAATCCTTTGTATGCACAGCGAACAGTCAAAGTCAGAAGACAAATTTTTCTAAATACACAGCACAATTGCTCAATGTTATAAAATGGATGAGAATACACTGTTTGTCCCCCTTTTAAGAACCCATAAcccattaattaaaacaaacaaataattgtttgtttgaatcATGATATCACCTTTAAGTTGCAGCAGCTAAACACACACTAtcctgggtttgtttgtgttttgcataATGTTCGGTTACAATTCACATACCATCATAATTTAATCAAAATGGACAAGAATAGTTTACTTTCGTTGCTGTTTATTGGTTCAGTTTTCCATTAGTTTATCTGAATTTCTCTGATACCCTTTCCCATCATGTGCTGCAGGAACAAAAGAACGGGGTGTCACGACACTTCCTGTATTTACACCTTTGGTCACAGGGGGCAACCATGTGTGAGGGGAGGTGTAAAagttttgtaattattatttgctACTTTTTATGCATAGGCTTTTAATCAAGCGGCCTAATGTAAGCTTGGTGACAAATGCCagcacagacatttttaaagttggAAACCATTACTTATTAAATACtacatattttcatttcttaccAGAACAGGAACCCAGTAGTAATTTAGGGATGGCACCTCTTCTTGAATAGCTGGTATCTTAtgtgtgaagaagaaaaatgcGAGAACACCTGGAAAACATGATAAAACTGCTCAATAACAAgcatatatatacgtatataaaTACGTATACTGTAAGAACATAGagatttttaaagaaatcaagTATGAGGGTTTCAGTTGACGCAACACATATAATTCTCCtaattctttttaatttgttgaaacTCATAATTACTATACTACTTTTAATTCAATAAACCATACATGAGGAAAACCTGAGGGCAAGGCACGACATGATACTGTACAGGGTTAATATAGTgtattgaataaaaacaataattatgcAGGGCTTTGTGAGGGGAACTACGCAAATTAATTTGgaataatatgtaaataatatCTTGTTGACTGAAATTAAAACCTTCTAAAACTTAATGCAAGTCAGGCAACAAATGCAACAATAAACCTCAACTTCGGTGACACAAACTGAGTGGAAATGTTGAATGTATGGTAAAAACAACTGGGAGTGAGATGATTTATCATCCCCTTATTATTCAGAGATATCACATCCTGTCTCTTCTGCAGTTTTTCCATCCGTGTCACTGTTTATATGCCTTCAACTGCAGGTGACAAGAAACTCACCAACACCTCCTGTAATGAGCAGCTTTCCCAAGAAGAGCAAGAAGTCTGTCACCTTATCCAGGACAGCCaccctgcagaggagagagagaagaaccagagaggaggagagacacagtcAAGGTCAGTGGGAGTGCAAACTAAATTTAAAACATGAGGGTGAATTAGGAAAAATGTGCaactgctttaaaaacacatttaaagctttTGAATCTTGTTATATTTCTAGGTTGACTTCTTCAGCATCTTTTATAGCGATAAAAGATGCCTCGGTCGCTATGaattgtctggacattttccagctgtATTCTCATGTGGATTCACTCTCATATTTTCAGAATATTTTACgtgggggctggcaggaaacgTTGTGGAAAATGTTAAGTTGCgttctcacatccagcccctctggaaaactTCAGGAAAATACCTCAGCCTTAAATCATCTGCACTCAGAACCATTTGTGGAGCTGACAGAGATATAACAAAAGCTCTAACCGAATAACATTCCTCATCAGAAGGAAGAAAGCGTCCTTGGACGAGGTGCAGAAGTTCTTTCCATATATTGCCATCTGttagggaaaaaaacacagggagacagGGCTTAGTCGAAGGCAATTAGGCACTGAGGTACGAGCCaagcaaattaaaaactgaactgCTAAATGATACATGCACCACATCAGTGCAAACTACTGGCCAAGCAGATGCTCCACAACTCACCATAATGTACGCGTTTCTGTTTATAAACTTTATGAAATGTTCCAGGCACCAGAAGCAGCATTTGAGGCAGCAGAGCAGGTAACGAGCGCAGGCATTTTGAGAACCTGGGAAAATCATCATCAATCACCAACATTGCTCTAAAAATATCCATTACATTGTGTACGAGTGGGAATATAAGTGCCTTCAAGAGTCACAACATACCTTTCAGTTTGTGATCCAGATACTCGAGGACCACTCGGATCATCTGCACCACGGCAACGATCAGGGAACCGAAAGCGAGGGAACCTGTGTGATAACTGTGACACGAGATGGAATAATGTAGATGGGAACATTTGGAGGGGAGTGTATTTAACTCAACTTGATTTTTTTATAACACAAgcaatagtaataataatcataatactaaacaaaacataaatgtaaatcTGGCACATTGTAAAGTACAACATCTGCTCTGTACCGTATGGCTCTGCTAAATGAGGAGTAGAGGGGGCAGGCAGGGATGTCATTTGGCTTCTTCAGGGCCCAGTAATAGGAAGCGAAGGCTCCAGCCAGGGTGCACTGTCCCAGGGCGATGGTAAAGTTGACGagccagaggaaaacaaacaggttGCACAGATGGAGGACTAAGATGTAGCGGTGGTACACGCTCTCCCCACCATAGAAGGCGAACATGCACTGTGACCCGGGGCACACTTTGGTGATGTTGGTCTGATCGAAGGTCTGAGAGAAAAGCAAGAGCGTTAATCTTGATATGTTGTAGGATGATGATGCAGAGCACAGTGACACATATACCTTACCATTCAtttctataaacagattctgtaCGTGAATATTTAGAATTTGTAGGCGATGGATACGATTTTGGAACCAGAAGCcctctggtttccatttctagTTTGTGATCACGtgagcaggctttggttacTCACAGATAAACAGCAAAAGAGTCGGAACACAACATTGATACCGCATCATCAATCAGCTTTCTAATTCATCTGCATTCATATACAGATAGGTGTTAATAGAGATGATCCAAAATGTCGTCTTTTCAAAAAGcaccttttaaatatatattacaaacTAAAATGAGCCAAAATTTAATGCTCAGTTTCATCAAAATTTAACACAGAATCAGTGACACTtgtatttttctgaaaacaaaacaaacaggtaaaGTATTTGTTCAGTAAATGATCTTCAGTGTGTAGGAGAGTGTGGGGCTAACCTTTGGACTGCACGTGAGGTTGGCATACATGCATTTATCGTCAGCGGGTGCAACCTTATAGACGGCATGACCAGATGATGACAAGAACCTGAGGGCAGATGAGTTAAGGGAAACACAAAGGGAAACTTCCTACACACAACTATCACAACTTCAGTTCATGATTCACTCAGCTTTTACAGTCAAAGCATCATAAGCAACATTAAAGTAGCAGAACTCCTTTACTCCTTCAGATAAAACAGTTCACTCGTGTCTCAGTCAGAAGGATACACTGCTGTAACGGCCCAGTACGCGATGCAGATGGCCAGAAGGAAAAAGGTGATGATAGGGTAGAAGAGAGTGGACATGATGTAGCCAATCGCCCTGGAAACAGCAAAGATCTATTACTGTGTGTACGAAAAAAGAGTTAAACTCAGTACACTCATTATAAGGAGTGAGCTAAACTTACTTGCTGCCCTCCTTTAGCAGTGCAACAGCGATCCGCAGCCTCGTCCTCAGAAATATCAGCATAATCACAACGACGGCCTCAATCACTGCCAGAGCGATCACTACAAAGcaaaagttaaatattataCTATAACTTATGCAATTATAATATAGTGTATTATAATTAGCAATGGGAACACAACAAATTTGGTATGTTCTTCAATTCAGAATTTATAAAGTTAATAAGTTTTTACCTGAATTAGTAAAAAATTATAGTTTAATAATACCATTTGCTCAATAGGACACAGTTAAAGTCTACATATCTTTTCTAACTGGGTTACTGCAAAGTGGGACAGTCATTTGGGTTTGGAGATTAATTGCTGATAGAAGAACCAATGCTTTACATTCGTGGAGTGGAAGCAACCAACTGACATGTATTTTGTCACGTGAACCTCACATAATATCACAGAATCATAAAGTAAAGGTGTGGTGGCAGACAACGTACTGAAGACGAGCCACGTCTGGCTGAGATGAAGGTAAACGCTGAAGTCTGTGTGAAAGCCGATGTCAGAGATGGTGACGTTAGCTCCCGGCTTCCCACTCAGAAAACTGTACTCCCAGTAGCAGTGCCAGATACCTGAtcgacagaaagaaagacaattCTACATCTGCTACAGTTTGTCATGACAACAGCACTACTCACATCAAgagatgtcaagtgtaaaaaAAGTGGGCAACATCTCCAACATGTGTGCTAAGTATAGAATAGCCACTGGCAATGTGGGTGACCATCTATGGTGCATACTCACCGTAGCCGACAGCAGTGATGACACCAAACACAATGAGCCACAGGAGCACACAAGCAGTGTAGCGCAGCAGCAGGATAAAGAGCAGACTGACTGCCATGGTTATCACCAGACcactgcaacaacaaacacactcaaacacatgcaTAATGCCAAATGACCAGTGTTCTTCAAATAACTGTACGATTCAGATAATATAACATGGGTGGGGTTTGCCATAAAGGGATTCAGGCAGACTTTAATAATCTGTTAAGTTCGATGTTCTGTAAATAGCTATTTATTTAGTGATATATGAATTTCCCACTTGAGCCataaattgtatataaagatggacgatgcatctccacttcctcccactatccagaagaCAAAATATGcaggatacgaacgctgccatcttggagTCTTCGAAGTAGCGATCGGGGGAAGGAGCtatggtatcgaggtcccgtcgatacacacacacgatacacttaccgtgagtcagtctcagctgtcaatcatgatgtttcatcttgttttatAGTATGAAAGTATTAAGCTATTAAATTAAAACTAATAActatcaaattaaaaccaaaattggTTATAATAATGAAAACTTGGACGTAAATCAATGTGATACAAACTCtaatctaaaatgacagaaactatctttgcGAAGAACGTatagtttgactttttaatttggttcaTGACTCATCCGCTAACAGGAGGTGGGATttaagacctatactgcagccagccaccagggggcgattgagatgctttggcttcacttttgaggagcagtcatgtcgtccatctgtgTATACAATCTTTGATTTGAGCAGGTTGCACAATAGgaaatatttgcatttaaaagttACTAAAATGGTTCATCATTACTCTTGCGGATGGGTCAGGGTCAGAGATATTTATATACCCAGAAAGGAACACATAATCcatacagagaaaagaaaacatgagaatCAGCAGAAGACACAGCTTTTCTTACATGAGGATCCAGTACCAGGAATTTGCATAATCCTCAACGATCTTCATGCCAACTTCTTTGGCACTGAGCAGATTGGCGATACCTCTGTGACACAGTCACAAGGTgagatggaggaaaaagagagaaagaaaagagatttattaaaacagagagagggatggtgaCAGGTTTGTGTTACTGCCCCTTAGAGTTTTGGTTTCTCAAAAACATTTTGACGTTTGATTTATCTTTAAAAGCTCTCACTGCAATAAACAAAGATGAATACGGTTTCAAAATGCTTTTGATAATCTGAGATCTATGAGCCCATTATTAGGTTGTTCTCATATCAAAGAGGCACATAACGGTGTTAGTGTTGTTGGAGTACTTTTGAGCAGTAGTTCCTATAGTATGGTGGAAAATGGTTGAGCAGCGTGTTACaatacagctgctttcagacatacactgaactacggacattttccagaacctTTCCTACCAGGCCCTagtaaaatgtcaagaaaagcttagcaggaaaatgtcagaaaagttGATGAACACATTTCTAACACATTACGGATGAAAAAGTtaactaataataaaaatatctcaggatgaaaaagaggtgccatacatgtagaagacaccgatgAACAAcctggaaagacaacaagattcaaaAGCTTTTGGTTTTAAGGTCCAACGCCAGCATCTTtatgctgtaaataaaaacatgtgatttctgcagccgAATTTATACGTCATCTCCTTCCTCCAGCACGCTCTACCTAGATGCCatctctggagaatgtccagacctagttttcctgacattttccagagttcatgtctgaaaacagcttttgtgATACAGGGTAGTGCCAAGTGGAGAAGCACAGTAGTGGTTTTAATATTAGATCATTAATTCCTGTTCACAGTACAGGTAAGTGTACAAAAGATCTCAGGATCACTCAGTCTATCTATAAATCTTATCTTGACCTTTCCCTGGTGGTGAGCAAAGACTACATTTCAACCAAAGACAAATGATTCTGCATAAACCAAAACGTATCTCCTGCCATATTCTATCAGACTAAAGAGTTCTAGCAACATAAATTTGGAAACAGCCTCTGATGAAGAGATCTCTACATCAATGAGGTCCCATTAAGTTCAAGTCCAGCGTCTCacctcagcaaaaaaaaaagcttcatttTCTCAACACCAATAGAAGGGAAACTACACGACAGGTAACAGAGTCAGGACGTGACCACAGCGAGGTTTGACTGCAGACACACTGCTGTATGACTCAGAGGAGGGTTAGAGGACAAGCTCACACTTCTATGGGCCTGACACAGCAACGACAGGAGCACTGAAAACAACCTTATGATGAAGAGCTCTTATTCAGCTAAAGCTAA harbors:
- the slc44a5b gene encoding choline transporter-like protein 5-B isoform X1, which codes for MARKTDIPSSYYGEPRKFDPNFRGPVHNRSCTDVVCCVIFVIVIFGYIALGTVAWIHGDPRKVVYPTDSHGQFCGQKNTPNANKAILFYFNMLRCANPAVLINLQCPTTQLCVSKCPDRFATLLDAWNTKNWEYYKQFCKPGFKIGSKSTIEVIRDEDCPSMIVPSRPFLQRCFPDFITRNGILTVANQTIFKDGDNNKRSVSDLKDAANQVTAMQQGEERGIANLLSAKEVGMKIVEDYANSWYWILIGLVITMAVSLLFILLLRYTACVLLWLIVFGVITAVGYGIWHCYWEYSFLSGKPGANVTISDIGFHTDFSVYLHLSQTWLVFMIALAVIEAVVVIMLIFLRTRLRIAVALLKEGSKAIGYIMSTLFYPIITFFLLAICIAYWAVTAVFLSSSGHAVYKVAPADDKCMYANLTCSPKTFDQTNITKVCPGSQCMFAFYGGESVYHRYILVLHLCNLFVFLWLVNFTIALGQCTLAGAFASYYWALKKPNDIPACPLYSSFSRAIRYHTGSLAFGSLIVAVVQMIRVVLEYLDHKLKGSQNACARYLLCCLKCCFWCLEHFIKFINRNAYIMMAIYGKNFCTSSKDAFFLLMRNVIRVAVLDKVTDFLLFLGKLLITGGVGVLAFFFFTHKIPAIQEEVPSLNYYWVPVLTVIFGSYMIAHGFFNVYAMCVDTLFLCFCEDLERNDGSSSRPYYMSPGLHKILRKGEEGAKSRTAS
- the slc44a5b gene encoding choline transporter-like protein 5-B isoform X3 encodes the protein MARKTDIPSSYYGEPRKFDPNFRGPVHNRSCTDVVCCVIFVIVIFGYIALGTVAWIHGDPRKVVYPTDSHGQFCGQKNTPNANKAILFYFNMLRCANPAVLINLQCPTTQLCVSKCPDRFATLLDAWNTKNWEYYKQFCKPGFKIGSKSTIEVIRDEDCPSMIVPSRPFLQRCFPDFITRNGILTVANQTIFKDGDNNKRSVSDLKDAAKGIANLLSAKEVGMKIVEDYANSWYWILIGLVITMAVSLLFILLLRYTACVLLWLIVFGVITAVGYGIWHCYWEYSFLSGKPGANVTISDIGFHTDFSVYLHLSQTWLVFMIALAVIEAVVVIMLIFLRTRLRIAVALLKEGSKAIGYIMSTLFYPIITFFLLAICIAYWAVTAVFLSSSGHAVYKVAPADDKCMYANLTCSPKTFDQTNITKVCPGSQCMFAFYGGESVYHRYILVLHLCNLFVFLWLVNFTIALGQCTLAGAFASYYWALKKPNDIPACPLYSSFSRAIRYHTGSLAFGSLIVAVVQMIRVVLEYLDHKLKGSQNACARYLLCCLKCCFWCLEHFIKFINRNAYIMMAIYGKNFCTSSKDAFFLLMRNVIRVAVLDKVTDFLLFLGKLLITGGVGVLAFFFFTHKIPAIQEEVPSLNYYWVPVLTVIFGSYMIAHGFFNVYAMCVDTLFLCFCEDLERNDGSSSRPYYMSPGLHKILRKGEEGAKSRTAS
- the slc44a5b gene encoding choline transporter-like protein 5-B isoform X4; protein product: MARKTDIPSSYYGEPRKFDPNFRGPVHNRSCTDVVCCVIFVIVIFGYIALGTVAWIHGDPRKVVYPTDSHGQFCGQKNTPNANKAILFYFNMLRCANPAVLINLQCPTTQLCVSKCPDRFATLLDAWNTKNWEYYKQFCKPGFKIGSKSTIEVIRDEDCPSMIVPSRPFLQRCFPDFITRNGILTVANQTIFKDGDNNKRSVSDLKDAANQVTAMQQGEERGIANLLSAKEVGMKIVEDYANSWYWILIGLVITMAVSLLFILLLRYTACVLLWLIVFGVITAVGYGIWHCYWEYSFLSGKPGANVTISDIGFHTDFSVYLHLSQTWLVFMIALAVIEAVVVIMLIFLRTRLRIAVALLKEGSKAIGYIMSTLFYPIITFFLLAICIAYWAVTAVFLSSSGHAVYKVAPADDKCMYANLTCSPKTFDQTNITKVCPGSQCMFAFYGGESVYHRYILVLHLCNLFVFLWLVNFTIALGQCTLAGAFASYYWALKKPNDIPACPLYSSFSRAIRYHTGSLAFGSLIVAVVQMIRVVLEYLDHKLKGSQNACARYLLCCLKCCFWCLEHFIKFINRNAYIMMAIYGKNFCTSSKDAFFLLMRNVIRVAVLDKVTDFLLFLGKLLITGGVGVLAFFFFTHKIPAIQEEVPSLNYYWVPVLTVIFGSYMIAHGFFNVYAMCVDTLFLCFYLAVNLN
- the slc44a5b gene encoding choline transporter-like protein 5-B isoform X2; translated protein: MARKTDIPSSYYGEPRKFDPNFRGPVHNRSCTDVVCCVIFVIVIFGYIALGTVAWIHGDPRKVVYPTDSHGQFCGQKNTPNANKAILFYFNMLRCANPAVLINLQCPTTQLCVSKCPDRFATLLDAWNTKNWEYYKQFCKPGFKIGSKSTIEVIRDEDCPSMIVPSRPFLQRCFPDFITRNGILTVANQTIFKDGDNNKRSVSDLKDAANQVTAMQQGEERGIANLLSAKEVGMKIVEDYANSWYWILIGLVITMAVSLLFILLLRYTACVLLWLIVFGVITAVGYGIWHCYWEYSFLSGKPGANVTISDIGFHTDFSVYLHLSQTWLVFMIALAVIEAVVVIMLIFLRTRLRIAVALLKEGSKAIGYIMSTLFYPIITFFLLAICIAYWAVTAVFLSSSGHAVYKVAPADDKCMYANLTCSPKTFDQTNITKVCPGSQCMFAFYGGESVYHRYILVLHLCNLFVFLWLVNFTIALGQCTLAGAFASYYWALKKPNDIPACPLYSSFSRAIRYHTGSLAFGSLIVAVVQMIRVVLEYLDHKLKGSQNACARYLLCCLKCCFWCLEHFIKFINRNAYIMMAIYGKNFCTSSKDAFFLLMRNVIRVAVLDKVTDFLLFLGKLLITGGVGVLAFFFFTHKIPAIQEEVPSLNYYWVPVLTVIFGSYMIAHGFFNVYAMCVDTLFLCFLWDLEVNDGSAARPFYMNKSLKSILNKKNIRK